A stretch of Vigna angularis cultivar LongXiaoDou No.4 chromosome 4, ASM1680809v1, whole genome shotgun sequence DNA encodes these proteins:
- the LOC108331039 gene encoding uncharacterized protein LOC108331039 — protein sequence MRKGKEQKQNKLVWIITTPFRVLGKARDAYVRSITQCGHNMNYSNPVDAAGRFEALPRSYSVATSRSDNEDFAELLRAASARTLGNRIDVDLVLKQQAQSRPPISSNGLPKSTSVGMGRIDEDTPYDLSEGDVGTLPKAYPRSRSYAVGKTSAVL from the coding sequence ATGAGAAAGGGCAAGGAGCAGAAGCAGAACAAGTTGGTGTGGATCATAACCACGCCTTTCAGAGTCTTGGGCAAAGCGAGGGATGCTTACGTCAGAAGCATAACGCAGTGTGGTCACAACATGAACTATAGCAACCCCGTTGATGCTGCTGGCAGATTCGAGGCTCTCCCCAGAAGCTACAGTGTTGCCACGTCGCGCTCCGACAACGAGGATTTCGCCGAGCTTCTGAGAGCGGCTTCTGCCAGGACCCTGGGCAACAGAATCGACGTGGATTTGGTTCTGAAACAGCAGGCCCAGTCCCGGCCGCCCATTTCCTCTAATGGGCTTCCGAAGTCCACGAGCGTTGGCATGGGCCGGATCGACGAGGACACGCCTTATGATTTGTCTGAAGGAGACGTTGGCACCCTTCCCAAAGCGTATCCCAGAAGTAGAAGCTACGCTGTTGGAAAGACGAGTGCTGTACTGTGA